The Podospora bellae-mahoneyi strain CBS 112042 chromosome 7, whole genome shotgun sequence genomic sequence TGGGGGCGTAGCCGGCAACGGCGCAGTCACCGACAGCCCAGATGTCGCGGGCACCCTGCACAACAAGGTACTCGTTTACAGCGAGGCCGCGGCGAGAGTTCTTTTGCGCAGGGATACGCTGCATGAGATCCTGGACGACGGGACGAACGGCGTTGCCGGTAGCCCAGACGAGAAGACCGTAGGGGAATACAATCGTCTCCTTGGTGCCGTCGGGGCGAGTAGCCACAGCCTCAACCGTCTTGTCTGTGACCTTCTTGACCATGGTCTTGGTGTGAATGTTgatcttttcctccttgaaGGTGCTCTCGGTGTACTCGATGAGCTGCTTGGAGAAGCTAGGGAGGACGTTGGGGAGAGCCTCGATCAGTGTCACGCGGAAGCGGTCGCTGATCTCGGGAAccagcttcttgatgtcCTCCTCGAAGAAGTCCTGCAGCTCGCCGGCGAACTCGACACCAGTCGggccaccgccaaccaccaccatgtgCATGAGACGGTCAATCTCCTCGGGCGACTGGTCCTTGAAGGCAGCCGTCTCGACGCAGTCCATGATCCTTTTGCGGATTCTTTGAGCGTCACCAATCTCCTTCAGGAAGCATGAGTGCTCGCGGACGCCAGGGATGCCAAAGGTCGCGTTCtcggcaccaacaccaaccaccaacatgTCGTAGGGGACCTCGGTCTCGGTCATGTCACCCTTGACTTCCGAGTTGTCAAAGATGCGCACCACCTTGCGGTCGGGGTCGATGGAACTAGCTTCGGCCTCGTAGAATCTTACGCTCGCCTTCTTGGAGCGCAGAATTGTGCGGATGGGCTCCATGATGGAGCGGTGCTCGATGGTGCCGGTCGTGCAGgatgggagaaggggggtgaagaggaagtAGTTGCGCGGCGAGATGACGATGACATTGTAGTTTTCGGTGTCGAGACGCTTCAGGAGGGAGACAGAACCCCAGCCGGTGCCTGATGCGCATGTTAGCAGCTGTCAATGGGTGCATTATGCGGTCTGATGCAATGTCATGCACTCACCGAGAATGACAAGCGTCTTCTTGGTCGGGTCTGGCTCGGTCTGGGGTTCTGGGTGTCTGTCCTCGTAGATGCCGTAGCCGATGTAGGCGACACCGGCGATGGCAGAGAGGTATCCCAACCTCCACGCCCACCTCAGCGTCCGGAATCGGCGCTTCTTGGGGGGCTGAGGGGCAGGAGCGGCCTGGTCGGCATACCCGCGCCTGAACTGCCTCGAGACAGGTCCTTGTAAGCTACCAAAGGCAGGTCTGGCGGCCACAGTCTTGCGTGATGACTGGATGAATAATCTGGGGACCTGGGAGGAGGACTGGAGCAAAGCGGCACCCGAACGGGGCACCGCAAGCTGTGCGAGGGCTcgcgacgacgaggacatTGCCTGATGGGCAAACACGGAAAGGCCGGCGGAGAGCAGGAGAGGGGCCTAGGTAAAATAGGAAGAGTTCAACGTCGAGGCGACGGCGGGCGCAAGGCAGAGATACCAGCTGAGGGTATATCTAAAAGGCTGAGGGAAAGGAATAGAGACTGAGGAGGGGACTCGAAAAGAAACAGGCGGAAAAAATGAAGCAAGATGTCGCAGGGCAGGGTGATAAGGCACAGGTGAGCTGGTGATGGTTAGTGACTAAGATGGAGTTCGGGAGACCCCTGTAAGCAGTTTCTTTTCAACTTTTTCGATTTTATCCTATTCGGCGCTTCTGCTCAGCGGGACCCCCAcctgcccagccagccattCAGATGCCGCGAGAGACACATTCAGCACTCCACCATCCCTCGCTGCCAAGGGGCTCTGCAAGGATCCCATGGATGACGACACAACTCATAGCTCAATTTTTCTCCAAAGGTTTGAAACGTCGCTGGCGATGCATGGCCATTGTCACAGCAAAAGAGTCATTTTCTTAACTGCCGCGTCCGGAGGCTGGAGCACCAACATCCCACTGAGACAAGGGAATTTCCGTATTTCGGAGAAGGCCAGTGTGACAGTGGCAGGGCTGACAGACAGCGTGACGGCGTGGGCGGGAAGGAAACCGCGCAAACGACTCCGATAAGGGGCTGCCACCAGGACATGATAAACATACCCATACCAGAGAGCCTCGATGCGTCCAAAAAGGAGCAGGGACATGTTTGTCATCAGttgcctccccccccacgcccctcccatcatctcatTATTTTGCGCAATTGGCATTTTGTTCCTGCGCCCCTTTAGCTCGTGTCAGCGGTGAGGATAGTAGGATGATGTCGAACGACATGCAATTGCAATTCGAGTCTGTGGTTGCGATTAGGGTGCATCCTGGATGTTTGTTCAGCAATAACCCCGCCAACTCCGCTATCACATGCGGGTCCAGCGTAATTGCACGGACCCTCCGAACGCTCCGCTTCCAGCTCCGACCCGGACGAAGTCTGTCAGTTGAAAATTCCGGCCCTGTACGGCCGTTGCCAAGTCGGGCCCGGAGCTGCTCCTTGTGGGACTGGGCTCTCCGGCTAAATGCTGTTGGGTCTCAACTCTCAAGCGCTGAGGCGCTCAGTGTCTTTGACAATTGACCAAGTCTCACACTTGATTATTTTGACTGTTGAAATCTCAACAAGACGATCATTCCTTCCACAACCAAGGTACTAACAACACATGCTAACAGGGTCGCTCCTGCCAGTCATTACCGACTGCCACCGAGGCTGCTGTCGTCGGGAGAAGTAGGaacatgaagaagaaggaacaTGTGAGGTGACTCCGACCAAACCCGCAACTTAGTTGGGGAAACTCTTGGTTATCTCCATTCAAGAGGCAAACAGCAAGTTTCTTCTCCAACCTATATCCGTCCCGAGGGATGGGAGTGCGAATCACCGCCTTCTTCCATTGCCGCCGTCCCGAGGCTCCGTCTTCAATTCTATTCCCATTCTTTTCAACTTCCGGGTGGCCTCCTCGGAGGATATTCGCCCGGTGGTTTGATCTCTGACACAGAAAACCTGTGTGCCTGATGCCCAGCCCGGCGCGCATCCCCATCAACGGCGCGCATGAGTGATCGTCAATGATCTGGTCGCCCGTCAACGCTGGGCCCTCGCACCCCGCATCTGGCTGAGGTCTGGCCTGCATTGCACACCCACCCCTGACCGGCAAGCGATCAAGATCGAGTTCAGGCTAGGTATCAAGACCACCACTggctcttcaccttcatgAAGCTCTGGGGATTTCCCACATGCACTTATTCTACGCGACTGATCATCGCCATGCCGTCTTTTGTTCGATGCTTGTGAAGGCTTAAGTGATTCTTTGAACAGAACCACAAGTCCACAGCATCATGTCGCAGTGGAAGAGCCTTGGCGGCGTCTCTGGTATTGCTGGGTCGAAGCTCTGAGCTCCGTGTGtcttggcgatggccttcggcaacctcccccgcccccaaccTTTGCCGACCAGAGTGAAAAACCGTCAAATCACTGACTGCTCCGTGAGATTACGGATCCAGGCTTTGCTTTTCTCACTCTCGCCtactttttcctttcctcaTGAAGCGATTGCTACCCCGGCTTGGTGTAAGAGAGCCGGAGCCGCTCTCCACATTTTGGCACTCGTCGTCCGGCTGAAACGCGACATCCGTGGCTGAGACATCAAACCCCTTGCTCTCCTGTCACACCTCAACTGCTCGCTCCCCTTTCCACTTTCAGACGTCAGGCATAGGCCAGTGCACATTCACCACGGGCACGCTGCCCCCAGCTTTCTTCACGTCAATGCCGAGTGTTGCACGAGCAGTCCCTGAAGTCCACCTCTTGGATGAGGCTCTTGTTCAGATGCGCCTCATTGGCTGCCAAGAGGCCCCCCCCACAGCCGGCAAGGCAATGGCACTCGACCACACGATCCGAGTCTGGGAAGTCCCTGGCCCTGTTCCCAATCGAGCTGATGTCTCGTAACGCCCCTTCATCCACCCCCGGGCTGTGATCCCTCAGTAGGAAGGAGCTCTTGATTGTCCCTCTGAAGCCGGAACCAGTATCCCTGAGCCATCTCCGGCTCTTGGGTGTTCGGTCTAGGCAGTCTGCGGGGAAAGGGTTGTCAGAATGAGAGCTTGTGGTGTCGCTCGAGCCATCCTAGACGTCTCCTCTGGAAAGCTTGGGCTCTTGGTTCGTCATgcacccaccctctcccacggAGGCGGGTGATCAGTCCTGGTTCTGACCTGTTACCACATTCTCTTCTCACCAcgcttttcttcctttcaCTCCATTCTTTCTGCCGCCTGTTccattcttttctttccgcAGGGCCGGTTTCCCGTTGCTTTAGTTCTTGTATACTAATTTCATTCTGGATATTTCATCCATAATTCTTTCCATTCCTTTCTGTCACTCATTTCAAACTGCGAGTTCATTTCTGTACCCGCTGGAACGCTGTATTATCCATCGAAATTGAGGGGCAGCTATCCATGAATTGTGGGATATGAATCGACTGGGCGGTCTACCCCGATCATCACTGGAAAGTTCCAAGGCAAACTTGAGAATCTTGAGAGGAGGGAATGGCACCTTTACGTCGTCAAACGAAGCCGATTGCTcgagggagagaaggaggtgcTCCCATGTTGGATGCTGGAGAGCTTCACATTCGACAAGAGAATAgggacgacgaagacgaggagacCCGCCGACGCCGGTTCAGATTTGGCAATAACCGAAACAATAatgacggggacggggacggtgACAGCAATCGAAACAGCAGATTTGGCGGGGGAAACCGCGGCGGTAAtaacgacgacaacgacgatAACAACGGTGGTAGATCTGGCAACAACAGGGGAGGCaacaacagaaacaacaGATTTGGCGGGAATCGAGGTAGTAATAGAGGGGGCAATAACAATAATAACGGCAATgacgacggcgatgatgacAACGACGGCGGTAACGGAGGTAACCGGAATGGCGGCAACGGAAACAGACGATTCAGAGGCGGATTCAGAAATCGAAATGGGAATGGAAATGGGAACGGGAATGGGAACGGGAATGGGAACGGGAATGGGAGCGGGAATGGTAACAACGGGAATGGTAACAACGGAAACGATGACTCTAACCCGCCAGAGGACTCTCCCGAAGCAGACCCTTCCGTGACACCGCCGCCCTCAGGGGACTCCCCGCCGACCGAACCGCCCCCGGCCGAGGTGCCAGCCGAAGATGCCCCAGCCGAAGATGTACCAGTCGAAGATGTGCCAGTTGAATCTGTCCCGTCTGCAGATTTTGCAGCAGAGCCCGTACCGGCCGAGCCGGCACCAGCTGAGCCGGCACCGGTTGAGCCTTCGCCGCCAGAAGCCACACCTGTCGAGGGTGTTCCTCCAGAAGCAACACCTGCGccaagccctcctccaatATCAGGAGATCCTGGAGCTTTGCCCAACCCAGGCGTCATCATTCTACAGTCCCAAATacaagcaacaccaacagtAGAAGTGAGTTTTCAGGGATGAAAATGAACCAGTCCCTCTTTGCTAACTTTGTGCAGGCGGTGCCGACTGTGACTGACTTTGTACCTGTCGAAACGGTGACCAACCTGGATGGGACCACCGGACTTTTGACAGAAATTATCGGAAACGGCTCACGGTCAGACGGAGCTGTTCCCTTCCCCACGgatccaacaccaacgtcGCTTCCAGTGCCTGATATTGTAAACCTTCCTGGAGGTGATCGAGATGCTTCTGGGCCCACCAGTACTGTTATTCCCGATGATAGCAACCGCATTGAGGCTCCTCAGGGAGGTATGGATCCGACCGCGGAAAGAGTCCTGATCTCTGTGGGATCTATTGGTAGGTTGTTGCTctgcttttcttttgagGCATATTACTAACAAGAATAAACAGGAGCGTTTGTCTTGATCTGCTTTATCGTTTGGATGGCACGAAGAGCAATGAAAAAGCCCCGACTATCCAACAGTGTGGCCAGTGCAGGATCTGGCGGAGGGCTACCATTCTTTGGACGCAAGAACTCGCACAAGTCGGCGCCTTCTACTGTCActctttccccccctccaaaataccgcgagaaggagggagcCTCTGAGGTCCCGCAAGTAGGGGAATATTATCCTCCAGAGAAGACAAAAGAAGAACCACAGCCTTCATTGCAGCCTCCGCCAACACAGGTCCAGCAGCAGGTAGCCGAACCACAAGTTCTCCAAGCCGCCTTACctttgcagcagcagcagcagcagcagcaacagcagcaacaacagcaaccgcagCTGCCACCTCTTCAAACTTCATTCCCtgcccaccaaccccaggtGCCTTTCACCAACTATTATCAACCAAAATACAATACCGACATGACGTATGATCCGACAAACGCCTTCAATATCATGCCTCCAAATCTACGGTattctcatcagcaacaagagTCCTTTAGTTCCACCAATGCGGCCCAATTTGGGGCATTCATGGTTCGCACCGATCACGCAAACGTAACTTATCCCAACGGAGTCTCACCAATCACTACGTACTACACCCCGTCGCCAATTGCGCAGCAGTCACAACAGCCGCAACAGCCGCAGCAACTCCCGGTGCCTTATAATCTTGTCTATCAGGAAGCTGGTCGGAGATCACTAGTGTCGTCTCTCTCGTCAGGATTTGGCGATGGTGCTGAGATTGTGACATCTGCCACCCTCCTtgcgccaccaccgccagcagccACAGCTACCAGGTCGTCTAGCCATTATTCAACCAGGTTTTCGTATGTATCACCAGTGCAGCAACAACCGCCGCCATTaccacagcaaccacaagGCCAGAGAGATACCGTGTACACACAAGCGAGCGAAGACCAACCCACTCGGTTCAGATCGTTGAACTCGTGGGTAGAGCAGCAGACGGGACGAATCGTACGAACACAAGAGCGAGACCCGACCTGGCAAATGCAAC encodes the following:
- a CDS encoding hypothetical protein (EggNog:ENOG503P6MN), which gives rise to MAPLRRQTKPIARGREGGAPMLDAGELHIRQENRDDEDEETRRRRFRFGNNRNNNDGDGDGDSNRNSRFGGGNRGGNNDDNDDNNGGRSGNNRGGNNRNNRFGGNRGSNRGGNNNNNGNDDGDDDNDGGNGGNRNGGNGNRRFRGGFRNRNGNGNGNGNGNGNGNNGNGNNGNDDSNPPEDSPEADPSVTPPPSGDSPPTEPPPAEVPAEDAPAEDVPVEDVPVESVPSADFAAEPVPAEPAPAEPAPVEPSPPEATPVEGVPPEATPAPSPPPISGDPGALPNPGVIILQSQIQATPTVEAVPTVTDFVPVETVTNLDGTTGLLTEIIGNGSRSDGAVPFPTDPTPTSLPVPDIVNLPGGDRDASGPTSTVIPDDSNRIEAPQGGMDPTAERVLISVGSIGAFVLICFIVWMARRAMKKPRLSNSVASAGSGGGLPFFGRKNSHKSAPSTVTLSPPPKYREKEGASEVPQVGEYYPPEKTKEEPQPSLQPPPTQVQQQVAEPQVLQAALPLQQQQQQQQQQQQQQPQLPPLQTSFPAHQPQVPFTNYYQPKYNTDMTYDPTNAFNIMPPNLRYSHQQQESFSSTNAAQFGAFMVRTDHANVTYPNGVSPITTYYTPSPIAQQSQQPQQPQQLPVPYNLVYQEAGRRSLVSSLSSGFGDGAEIVTSATLLAPPPPAATATRSSSHYSTRFSYVSPVQQQPPPLPQQPQGQRDTVYTQASEDQPTRFRSLNSWVEQQTGRIVRTQERDPTWQMQQEQIPGHPGIPGIHNPPDEQNFGMMMQDDEVPRRVESALASMSPTERSRLVGP
- the NDE1_2 gene encoding NADH:ubiquinone oxidoreductase (COG:U; EggNog:ENOG503NTXJ) gives rise to the protein MSSSSRALAQLAVPRSGAALLQSSSQVPRLFIQSSRKTVAARPAFGSLQGPVSRQFRRGYADQAAPAPQPPKKRRFRTLRWAWRLGYLSAIAGVAYIGYGIYEDRHPEPQTEPDPTKKTLVILGTGWGSVSLLKRLDTENYNVIVISPRNYFLFTPLLPSCTTGTIEHRSIMEPIRTILRSKKASVRFYEAEASSIDPDRKVVRIFDNSEVKGDMTETEVPYDMLVVGVGAENATFGIPGVREHSCFLKEIGDAQRIRKRIMDCVETAAFKDQSPEEIDRLMHMVVVGGGPTGVEFAGELQDFFEEDIKKLVPEISDRFRVTLIEALPNVLPSFSKQLIEYTESTFKEEKINIHTKTMVKKVTDKTVEAVATRPDGTKETIVFPYGLLVWATGNAVRPVVQDLMQRIPAQKNSRRGLAVNEYLVVQGARDIWAVGDCAVAGYAPTAQVASQEGNFLARLFNNMARTEALENKIAELSGSLNLQPGNTAEISREIEEYERQLRRIKDVKPFHYSHQGSLAYIGSEKAVADVTWFNGNVAAAGGLTYLFWRSAYISMCFSTRNRLLVINDWLKSKLFGRDLSRE